TACGATTGGAGGAGAATGCGAAATAGATAATGGTGAAGAAAAATCAAAGATTGTTAAAGAAGATGAACATCAGCGTAGCGGAAGGTGAAAGTTGCagagaaagagggagaaatatGTAAAGAGAGAAggtaaaaggaaagaaaagaaaacgtATAGCAgtagataaaaaaaattatcccaACTATCGAGGTATTTCTTTTCATCAGAGCATTGATTATGAACGAACGGATATGAAGAGACAGGGACGTATCTGATTGCAAGTGGCAAAGATAACATGTGTAAGCTGTCATGTCGAGATTCCGGAAAAAGTAACaactaaaaaaaatatgaaaagatgaacgggCGCGGAAAAATAGTTTCCAAGAATTTCTCTTACCGCTCTTTCTTTCAAAAAAGAACGAtacgagaagaggcaaaatgtgggTACAAAATATCGCACACTTATCATTTATGCGAAGTAATCCCTTTAACACTAAGCGAAAATGAACGCATACAACATTTCCAAGATGATGAACTAGATAACGTCACCAAGTCACACCAAAAGTGTGAAGAACTACGCGTCAGTAAAGAAACCGTGCGATAATATAAATGTCCAAGTGACTTTGACGGACactagatccgaaattaggggcttTATTAGTTGTTCTCCACTATATAAACTCCTGTAAACGGAACCAACCACCATTGTAAAGAGAGAGACCTTTTTTGGTGAGCTAAGATAAGATATTTTAGGAGAGAGAGAGTTATTTATTTCCAAGATTAGGATTTTCTCTTATCTTATGTGTATTTGCTTCAAGtctcaacaaaagattttaagtACTTTCATCGTGATTTCTTAAATAACATCACAAGATCTTAGTAGCGTGTAGTTTtgggatttcctgcaattacagGAGATACATAGTTACTGTTGAAATCGGAAAAAGATTCAGAACTACCATTTCATATAGTACTCGAGAAAAGGAGCCATTATGTGGGATGCATCAGTAAGCAGTGGATGTGTTTCAGAGGAAGGTGGAAAACGAAAACGATATACAATTGCACATGCAATGGCTTTCAACCAAATTTTGGCAGAGTTGCAATATTAGATCGGCACCTAGTAGTTGGAATTGTCTTTTGAACGAGATTAagcattttattttatcttttttttgaaTGTGAGATCAAGCATTTCATTCGATCTGGTGGGCACCTAAAACCTACAAATTGACAGAGATCATTGCCAACTCCCGAAGATTGCTTTGGGAAATTAACTAGTAATTTTTCTTTCTTGATCATCTGTTCCATCACTGCTAACTAGTAATTAACTAGTACTTCTACTCTCACACTCTAGTGTTTCTCTGCTAGTTGTAGGTATGTAAAAAGCATGGCAACTTAAATTAATTGCTTCAACCTTTTGTTTGCACTCATGCTGTCCATCTCTTCTTTTCATACAAATCATACATTATCCGTAGCAACAATGTAAGATCCATGTCTGTAACTTCGGATAAAATGAAAAAGCATGAATTAAGGTAGTGATACTTTAGTTTAAAACACGCACGCTTAAAAGATGAGACACATCATGTTCAGGCCTCAACATTAAAAGGTGAGTGACTTCTTTtaagttctttttcttttctgatatatttcattgaTCAACAAGTAGAAGCTAGAAAGCAAACTTCATCTTAAGGAGGCTTGAAATAGAGCTGCGGTCTTCCAATTCCCCCAAACATCAGCAAATTCCTCAAAAGCCAAAGCCCCAAACCGTCCTCTATTGCAAGATAAATCACCAATTTCATTAATAACCACCGTTATCTTACCCTATGATTTCATGAATATATAGCTACCAATCTCACAACACGTAAATGGTTGTCATCATAGTGTACAACCGACTAAAGTTGTAGGATCAAGTCTCTGTGTACATCAATATCATCGTGGAAACACTAGTATGATATGTACTGTACTGTTGTAACGTCATCTCCAGTTTAAAGCAACATAAAACTTCACCTTCATCTCCAGTTATAGCTAACATATTATTGGTGTACATCTGTGGACAATAAGAATAGCTAGTTAAGTAGGGGAGTTGAAACCGGGGAATATACACCCCGGTATTTAGGGGTGGAAAATTCAGATGTAACTGGTATTTCTAAATAATATTTTTCCATGTTTATTTATATATGTCGAAATACATCAATGAAGATCACTTTGTCCTGGATGATTTTTAATAAATAGTTCCATAAGGTGTAAGTATACAGTATCCGACATGGAAAACCATATTATAAAAAGTTTCAGCCTTGCAACAACTTAATTAGCTGCTCCTGCGTTTTGCTCTGCGATATGTTTTGAAACCCCTCGAGCTAGGGTAACACATCCATCAAGATAGGTGTGAAGATGACTTGAAGCACTAGTAGCTAAGTCGTCATTGATTTCGTACTTAGTAACTGTCTTGATGACGCATGAACTTTTTTCCTTTACTAGTATTTCGAAGCTTAACATAGAAAATGTGCATCCCCGTGCCAAGTATCCACCTTCAATTGTATGTATCTCCTTAAGACGCTTTTCGTGATCGACCGTCACAATCTTCTCCTTGCACATCGGTAAACTAGCATGTTCTGCACCGATTCCGACATATGGGGCAATATCTATTAAGAAAAAGAACTTCATGATTTCAAGTTTTGAAGTGTACATATATACCTGGAACAACACACAAAATAGTACCAACGCTACAGCCATCGCCTTCCAAGATAAACTTGCTTTTGAGGATATTTGGAAGTAATTGAACGGATAAAGCAGGGAAGTTAGGGGAGCTGTAGATTGCCCAAACGTCATCTGCAGAAGCATCTACCACGAACTCGTTGATAAACTCGTATCTCATTTTGTCAAATTTATCGGTGTTTAGCTTGATACTAGCTAACCTTATTTGTTAAATAATGACGAAATATGTTGGTATTTATAATGTAACATGCACCCGTGTTGTTACCTTCCGCAAATAATTGAATATTCATCTGGTATGCCCTTTTCGGATCCACCAAAAAGCGCTTCAACCCCACACAAGCTTTCATGATTATGTCCACAGTTGGCATTACATACAGTTGCGAAACAACCGACTACCGAGGTCTCTGTTAATATGAAATCCATACTTGGGCATTCATTGTGTATGATGTTGTCAAACGTCTTTGATTGAAAACAGAAAACCAAAATGAAATCCATACTTGGGCAAGCGCCCAGGAAAAAAGGTGCCCAAGGCCACAAAGTAAGACTAGTTTTTGCAGTTTTCCAATGATTCCTCGATGCGCCTCGCCTAGCGCCTAATACAACATAGGTTATGATGATGACGAACTGGCCTATACTGAAAGGTAAGTAGGGACTAGGGAATAAAAGGGAAAAATAGATTCACTTTCTTGAAAGCATTTCATATATTATACACAACTATCAGAATAAATTCAGCATATGAGCGGACAAATAGACTTGTGCCGCTGGCactttcacttttcttagaaaaacaaaatctaataaCTGAGAGTCGTAGCTTCACATTCTTAAACACAACATCTACTAACGGACAGTCATAATAGaatgttcaattttttttaataaaacaacATCCACTAACTAATGATAtgcttctacttctttaaaaacaaAAGCTACTGTAACTAACAGTCACATGCATGAACCTATAGAGTGTAGACCATAATCATTAAGGGTAATGCTACACATACCGCCCCAATAGAAAACACAAAAACAACCCAATTAGAAGTCACATGTATAAACCTATAAAGTGATCAGGTCTAACGGAGTGCTTGACATTCAACAGTTGAACCTATAGAGTGTAGATCATAATCATTAAGAGTAATGCTACACATACCTCCCCTACATGAACCGCCTTTTTTGTAGCCATGGATGTTGAAGTCCAAAAAATGGTCGTGGTACCAGCCTTGGATGCTGTGGCTAAGGGAGAGGTACACGAACTGCAATTACAATCCCAACATGAGTTTTTGTTGTGGTACTTAACTAACTGAATCATTTATTTTCCAACCAGGTTGAGGGCTTTGCGATGGTGCAGGCTGCCTTTGCAATGAGTTTCGTTTGGTATTTCATTAAAGTCAAGCAAAGCTGCAGTGAgtggtggggtggggtggggtggaaGTAGTAGTAACATATTTTGTGGTGGCCGCAGGTGTTATTGAGcagtaatatattttctttattaagtagCACTGTTTTGACTAATACATTATTTGAGGTAGCCCTAATCGTCATTCATGTTTCTTTGAGTTTCTGCTTTTCTTTCCGGTGTGTCTCTCTTACTGTTTTCGGTTGAGATGTAGTTCCCTTTTTTAATGGCATTTTGGTAGTAGTGCCTTTTACCTTTGGTGGATCTTATTCTTAACGGAAGTTAAATCCCAGGGAACCACTGTGTAATATGGGTTATAATACCATCCATTTCTTTTACAACACTACATCAACGGAActtttaatgaatcaaaacttttaatgaatcaaaacttcaggttgattattattaaaatttcatttttgtatattcggtgaacatgaacacaattttatgttttctttactAATTTTTAAGGCATATACGTTACAAAGACAATGTTTACCCTATCCCCAAAGAAAAAAAAGGGGAAACAATATTGTGCTTTTCCCGGAAGTAATAAGGGCTGCAACAATGTATATTCCAATGTCTTAGCGGATAGCTTGGCGAATGGAGTGAAGTTACCTGTAGGTGCTTATGTCCTTCTGGGAAGTGTTGTTGAATGCGATAATGGAACCAGACTATTCAATTATATCAAATAGACTAATAAACTCACTGCATCCTACTAAAACTATATCCAGGCACCAAACCGCAGCCGtatatggtttccatcttatcAGGATGTCCAACAGGTCGAAACTTAATCTTTATTAAGTAAATGATGAACgagcacctagctcagctggtcatcctcgttAGCCAAAGTTTCATGTGTTCCAGGAGGTTCCAGGTTCGAGCCaccaatgacgtaatattgcagaaattaacatggaaagtagagttagtttgcccctCTTGTAACACACTCAGCCCCCATCCGTTTCGGCTCCTTTGACTAGGTtgtccatgaggctcgctggtaggctagcacaacaacccgttcaattaatgtagtagtatatcGTTGGAGCTTAGTTTGTTACGCTTCCAACTAGTTGTGTGTAATAATCGTTATCTAATAATATATTAttagtttatcttttttattaattaaatttgcaACACCGATCATGTGTTATAGTATTTCGTGGAATTGCATTTTGTATACAGCTGGTCAGATGTTTGCAAAGGTAAGCTCCATTATTTCTCTGTCAAAAAATGTTAATGGCATTGAATTTTCTTCTTGAGTTCACTCACAATAACTTACACTTCTCTATTCATGCTGATTGAAGTTTTTGGATGGATCGCAAGTAAATATGGTGAAGACATCTTCTTTAATTCCTTGTATATATGTTTGATGACTCATCTATGCCAATTTTCCTATTTATCGCAAATAGTTTGAATGTGAATGAAGAACGAAAATTGGAAATGAGAAACATCGTTATGCCAAAAGTGACAAGTGACAACGTATTTGTGGCAACCATTGTGAAGTTTATCAACAATGGTCTTTTGGTCTAACCCTCCAGGCCCAAGACCATTATGGATTTGATGAAGGGCAACCAATGTATTATGTATATATGCTTGACAATAGAGTTTGGGAAAAGTCCTGCGAAAAAGTGTACAACTCCTCCTATGAGCAATTTTAACCTTCATGACACTAACTATCGTTGTCCTATGCCCGCGTAAATGTTGTATATGCCCATGTTTTGGTGACACAATTTGTCCAGTGAACATATATAGACAATGATCAAGTCCGGTGCCTTACAGGCATGGGTCAAGATCTAGTCCACTCACATATCACAGGAAAAATAAGAGATATTTTATAAAAGGTTGTATGTTTTTGATCATATTAGGGTCTGCATGGTAGAATACACGGTTGATGTGTTTGGATTGTAGAATGAGCAAAGATTAGTCTGACCGTTTGTTTTATTGATAAATACACCTTTATGAAATTATAAAGTGACATTTTATCCCTACACGCCGTTTGCAAAAGTCTACGGAGTTATAACTGTCCCAACCTGGTTAATAGCTGAcattttgtttttggattttaactacttaaaaccaaagcaaagaATCGATTGATTTAGGCTGTTTAGCTTTAACAGGAGTAGCTCTCTTGGTCTTCTTCGCAAGAGAACATTCTTATCAGGGCAACCAGCTTTCTTTGTAGGAGTAGCAGCAACTTTCTTTGGTGCAACAGCAGTTTCAGATTTCTTAACGGTGGTTTTTGATTTAGGAACCGAAGCAGCAGAAAGCTTGAACGAAGATTTAACCTTAAATCAATTTCTCAATATTTTAAGGAATCAAGTGATTTGCTTaacaatattttaggttttgcatACTTAAAACTTGCTTAACTTaaatcttcctttgatttcagtACCTTTTTAATTGATATATACTTAATGGGGTCAGAACCACAGAATTGAAATTGGTATCCTGCAATTATAGTAAATTAAGATGGGTATTCGATTTTGGAGAGTTTAGTTTGGTTTCATTTTGCTGCCAACAGAAGTTAGTGAAGAAGACAAGCTGTTGCCTTTGATTTATGATGATAAATGATGAGAATTGAATGTATTTGAGTCTCAGGACTTCTGGGTTTTGAAACTGAAGGGAATTGGAGGGTTCTTGAAGATGATTCCTTGATGCACAGCAACACCACGAGATCATGCAAATTACATGTTTGACAAATTGCCTGAAAAAACAATGTACCTATTACATTTCTAAAAAAATAGGAAAAGTTAAAAAAAACTAATCATTGTAAccactttttcatgttttttcctaatTTATCATTTGATTTCAACTCATTTGATATTAAAGAAAGGAGAGAAATAAGTGGTCCTTTTTTTGTATTAAGAGAGAAAAGGGAGAGAGAAGTGTTTCCCTCTATGAGTATACTAGTAAAActataacatttgactttccatatatggaaacaagcctattttttgacATTCTCAAATAAAgaaacaaacctattttttttttttagaaacggagagAATATCTTTTAAATGGAATTTGGGGTCTCAAATTCTATATTTTGAACTAGATATTGAAGTTGTGGCAGTGGTTTCGAATCCGATGGGGGTGGGTACGTAACGGTGGCTGAAGGAAGAAGATGTGTTTATTTTCAGCTAGACAGAGTTAATTCTGTAAGATGGCATTATTTTGACTGAATTTAGAAAGTCCACTATTGATTGATCTACCTGTTTTTCGTTCGTCTTCGACCCAAACACATCAATGACACGTTGTataacccaaaccctaatttgaccaaAAAGTTAAGACTCTTTTATAAAATATCTCAACAAATAATGAATATTTTATATTTGAGACATCAAGATTATTTTTTATTCCAAGAGTTTTAAGGGGGCCAGTGGATTGATAATTACAGAGTACAGTGTGATTAAGTCTTCTCTGATACATATCAATGTGACAATATCATAGTCAAATTATACACTACAGTATTACACAGTACAGTGGCAAATTCAAATCCGGTTTAAAGCAACCTAAAACATCACCGTCCTTCATAACCACCAGTTTAATTACCCTGTTAGGTGGCATATAATTGGCATATATCCGTTGAGAATTAAAATAGCTAGCTAGTTGAGTAGGGGACTAGATAAAGGTGGGAATTCTGCACCCagctgttttttgtttttttgaggtGCACAAATTCAGATTCGAAATGTATTTCTGAACTAATATTTTTCCATGTTTATTTATTTGTGTCGTATATTCATGTTATTTATTTATGTCGTATATTTGATACACCAGTAATGATCACTTTATCCTGGATCATTTCTAATAATGAGTCCCTAAGGTTCAAGTATAAAGTATCCGACATGTAAACTAATATTATACAAAGTTGCAGGCTGGCTGGCATGGAAAATAATTGGCTGCTCTTGCGTTTTTCTCTGCGACATGTTTTGAAACCCCTCGAGCTAGGGTAACACATCCATGAAAGTATACAAAGTTGCAGGCTGGCTGGCATGGAAAATAATTAGCTGCTCTTGCGTTTTTCTCTGCGACATGTTTTGAAACCCCTCGAGCTAGGGTAACACATCCATGAAAGTAGGTGCGAAGATGACCAGAAACACTAATGACCTGCTGAAGACTACTCGTAGCAACCTCTAATCTGCTCAAATTGATAGTGCACTCCTTCATTTGAAAGAGTAACACTACTCATAGGATTTGCTTTAAGTCATCACTGATTTCATACTTAGTCACTACCTTGATGACGCATGAACTTCTTTCCTTTACAAGTATCTCGAAGTTTGACACTGAGAATGTGCACCCCATTTCCAACTATATATCCACCTTCAATTGTTTCTATCTTCTTAAGACGCTTTTCGTGATCAACAGTTAGAATCTTCTCTTTAAACGGCGGTAAACCATATTCTGCTCCGAtacaaacacatatggttttAATTAGCACTTGTTCTTTAAATATGTAATTAAAAGAATCGATGATTCTAAATTTTGGACCGTACACATATACCTGGAAGTAGCACAATACGCATAATAGTACCAACGGTATAGCCATCACCTTCTAAGATATCCTTGCTTTTCAGGATATTCGGAAGTAATTGAACGGCTAAAGTAGGGAAGTTAGGGCAGCTATAGATTTCCCAAACATCATCTGCACAAGCATCTACCTCTAACTCGCTTATAAACTCGTACCTCATTtggaaatgggtcatttgtccaaatatttttaaaacatggttctagtggacgagtaaaaattagtatgggtgaaatggacacaaaagaaatagcaagaatgaaagtagattcatcctggcttaaacttaaaaaaaagcgaggatgaaactggctgcatcctgatataaatttaaaataaaaagaagtatttgaaaatggacaggatgaaactgtttacatcccggctatttttacatttttgtccatttaaacagtatcaaatttttcataactttttcactcaggaattgtcattatttgattaattgaccaattttgtgtatctCATTTTATAGCTAGATTCAAGATACTAGCTAACCTTGTTTGTTAAATAACGAGTAATTATGCATCACTTAATTTGTTGGTATTTATAAGGAAACATGCACAAGTGCTTCCCTTTCGCAAAAAAATGGACTTTAATCTGGGATGCCCTTTTCGGATCCACATAAACTTTCTTTTGTTATACAAGTAGGTTCTTGGTAATCTGTGTGTCCCTAATACTTTCACTTTTGTACTATATAATCTGTATATCCCTCTaatactttcacttttttttgttaaaaacaaCAACTGGCAGTCATACCTTCACTTTCTTATAAACAATTAACATCTACTAACTGGCAGTCATATATACATACTTCCACTTCTCTAAAAATATCACCTACAACTAATGGTCGTATCTTTGTCGTGCATAAATCTGTAGAGTGTAACGAACTAATCAGGTGAAACAAAGTGTCGTACAGGAAATGAACATCAGAAaacacaagattgccaagcttAAGCTAAGCCTCAGTAATTGCGATTCTTGACCCAAGGATATTATATAAGGAACATGAACATCATGAAAATCAGACAAACACTGGAGCACGAACCAGTCATATGGAGAAGTAATCCCAAAGGTTCGATATATAGAAAGCAGAGGAATACACTGTGCAaagggtatatatatatatggaaactCACGGTGCTGTAGTTGACCATGTAATTTAACTACTTATTCCTTCTTAATTACATAAATAAGTCATTGAAGTTAACATATATACTACAAATCCCTCAATTTAAAACTAGTCATTTGATTATTAAAACGATAATAGTATTATGTTCGTAGATTCACAgttcattttttgttgttttcgCAGGTTCAGGTCGAAGAGAATTTGCATGTAAGAACAGTAATCCTAAATAGGGCTCACAGGTTGAACGCCCTGTCATATCAAATGGTAAATATTATGGTCGGATGAAATTGATAATCGGAAGAGAAGACGAAAATATTAGATTTATAGAGTTTTGATGGGTTGATGGATTGTTAGGTATCTCGGCTACACGAAGTTTACATAGCGTGTCAGAATGATCCTGAAGTCAAGTTGGTGACTCTGAAGGTAGGTCCTTCGGAACGTtcatttttttcacaaaattggttaaaaagaccaaaatcaacaattgttgggtgaaaaggacatctagattttgatactttttaaatggacaaaaatgttaaaatagccaggatgtaaacagtttcatcctacccattttcaaataccttttcttatttttaatttacatcaggatgcatccagtttcatcctctctattttttaaatttaagccaggatgaatccagtttcatccttgctatcttttttttgtccatttcacccgtaataatttttacttgtccattagaaccatgttttaaaaatatttggacaaatgaccaattTTCCGCATCTTTTTTCCACCAGAGTTATTGGCGCATTTTTACCAACGTTTCTCTAGCTTTGAGTTAGGTATATATCTAAGCCCAAATTGGTTCCACCTGAGTTATTGGCGCATTTTTAGGATTATTGTTCTTACATTCCaaggaaacactaga
This genomic stretch from Papaver somniferum cultivar HN1 chromosome 5, ASM357369v1, whole genome shotgun sequence harbors:
- the LOC113278550 gene encoding S-norcoclaurine synthase 2-like produces the protein MRYEFINEFVVDASADDVWAIYSSPNFPALSVQLLPNILKSKFILEGDGCSVGTILCVVPEHASLPMCKEKIVTVDHEKRLKEIHTIEGGYLARGCTFSMLSFEILVKEKSSCVIKTVTKYEINDDLATSASSHLHTYLDGCVTLARGVSKHIAEQNAGAAN